Proteins from a genomic interval of Polaribacter sp. Q13:
- a CDS encoding Crp/Fnr family transcriptional regulator — MNNLWFFDNVNLFNLLCPHKFKEYKKGHSFDAYKKSDYIYFEEDAASKIYLIEKGKVKLGYYNEDGTEVVKAILTKGELFGEKAILGEETRNEFAQSVDASTSICPIGVDTMHDLMRDNKTFSLKIYKFLGLRFKKLERRLQLILFKDSKTRFLEFMKELCEEFGHDCEKTGDKIIEHPYTQKDIASLIGTSRSNLNVLMNELKEENIITFNRKEIRLLQKIA; from the coding sequence ATGAATAACTTATGGTTTTTTGATAACGTAAACCTGTTCAACTTACTTTGTCCGCATAAATTTAAAGAATATAAAAAGGGGCATTCTTTTGATGCTTATAAAAAAAGTGATTACATCTATTTTGAAGAAGACGCGGCAAGTAAAATTTACCTTATAGAAAAAGGAAAAGTTAAGTTAGGGTACTATAATGAAGATGGTACGGAGGTAGTGAAAGCTATTTTAACAAAAGGAGAGTTGTTTGGAGAAAAAGCCATTTTAGGTGAAGAAACAAGAAATGAATTCGCTCAATCGGTGGATGCTTCTACTTCAATCTGTCCGATAGGAGTAGACACTATGCACGATTTAATGCGTGATAATAAAACTTTTAGTTTAAAAATTTATAAGTTTTTAGGACTTCGTTTTAAAAAGCTAGAAAGACGATTACAATTAATTTTATTTAAAGATTCTAAAACTAGGTTTTTAGAATTTATGAAAGAATTATGTGAAGAGTTTGGCCATGATTGTGAAAAAACAGGAGATAAAATAATAGAACATCCTTATACACAAAAAGATATAGCTTCATTAATTGGTACTTCTAGATCTAACTTAAATGTATTAATGAATGAATTAAAAGAGGAAAATATTATCACTTTTAATAGAAAAGAAATAAGATTACTTCAAAAAATAGCATAA
- a CDS encoding aconitate hydratase, with the protein MAFDINMIKKVYSNVVKRVDAARELTGKPLTLAEKILYSHLWDKTSNKAFVRGKDYVNFAPDRIALQDATAQMALLQFMQAGKSKVAVPTTTHCDHLIQAKNGASSDLQTALNTSNEVFNFLESVSNKYGLGFWKPGAGIIHQVVLENYAFPGGMMIGTDSHTVNAGGLGMVAIGVGGADAVDVMAGMAWELKFPKLIGVKLTGKLSGWTAPKDVILKVAGIVSAKGGTGAIVEYFGEGATSMSCTGKGTICNMGAEIGATTSTFGYDDSMERYLRATDRSDVADAANKVKEYLTGDAEVYANPEEYFDQVIEINLSELSPLLNGPFTPDLSTKVGADMTKAANDNDWPLKVEWGLIGSCTNSSYEDLSRASSIAQQALDKGLKIKSELGINPGSEKVRYTADRDGIIGIFEKLDAKIFTNACGPCIGQWARYDDPKNAPKNSIIHSFNRNFAKRADGNPNTHAFVASPEMVAAVAIAGRLDFNPMKDTLINENGEEVMLDEPTGWELPPKGFEVKDDGFLAPEEDGSGVEIKVNPTSERLQLLEPFTPLGNDLTGVKLLIKAFGKCTTDHISMAGPWLRYRGHLDNISNNCLIGAVNAYGKKTNFVKNQLTGEFGGVPDTARAYKAAGIKTIVVGDHNYGEGSSREHAAMEPRHLGVAAVLVKSFARIHETNLKKQGMLGLTFANEADYDLIQEDDTFNFLDLNKFAPGKPLTIEVVHADESKDTIIANHTYNQGQIEWYNEGSALNLIKKENAE; encoded by the coding sequence ATGGCATTTGATATTAATATGATTAAAAAAGTGTATTCAAACGTTGTAAAACGTGTAGATGCAGCTCGAGAACTTACAGGAAAACCTTTAACTTTAGCAGAAAAGATACTGTACTCACACTTGTGGGACAAAACATCTAACAAAGCATTTGTAAGAGGTAAAGACTATGTTAATTTTGCACCAGATAGAATTGCATTGCAAGATGCAACTGCACAAATGGCATTATTACAATTTATGCAAGCAGGAAAAAGTAAAGTTGCAGTGCCAACAACAACGCATTGTGATCACTTAATTCAAGCTAAAAACGGGGCAAGTTCAGATTTACAAACGGCTTTAAATACTAGTAATGAGGTTTTTAACTTTTTAGAATCTGTTTCTAATAAATACGGTTTAGGATTTTGGAAACCAGGTGCAGGAATTATTCACCAAGTAGTTTTAGAAAATTATGCATTTCCTGGAGGAATGATGATTGGTACAGATTCTCATACTGTAAATGCAGGTGGTTTAGGAATGGTAGCAATTGGAGTTGGTGGTGCAGATGCCGTAGATGTAATGGCAGGTATGGCTTGGGAATTAAAGTTTCCTAAATTAATAGGAGTAAAGTTAACCGGAAAACTATCTGGTTGGACAGCACCAAAAGATGTAATTTTAAAAGTAGCAGGTATTGTTTCTGCAAAAGGAGGAACAGGTGCTATTGTAGAATATTTTGGAGAAGGAGCAACTTCTATGTCTTGTACAGGTAAAGGTACCATTTGTAACATGGGAGCCGAAATAGGTGCAACTACTTCTACTTTTGGTTATGATGATTCAATGGAGCGTTATTTACGTGCAACCGATAGAAGTGATGTTGCAGATGCGGCAAATAAAGTAAAAGAATATTTAACTGGTGATGCAGAAGTGTATGCTAACCCAGAAGAATATTTTGACCAAGTTATAGAAATTAATTTATCAGAATTAAGTCCTTTATTAAACGGACCTTTTACGCCAGATTTGTCTACAAAAGTAGGTGCAGATATGACAAAAGCTGCTAATGATAATGATTGGCCATTAAAAGTAGAATGGGGTTTAATAGGTTCTTGTACCAACTCTTCTTATGAAGATTTATCGAGAGCATCTTCTATTGCGCAACAAGCTCTTGATAAAGGTTTAAAAATAAAATCGGAATTAGGAATTAATCCAGGTTCTGAAAAAGTTAGATATACTGCAGATAGAGATGGTATTATTGGCATTTTCGAAAAATTAGATGCGAAGATATTCACCAATGCTTGTGGACCTTGTATTGGGCAATGGGCTCGTTATGATGATCCAAAAAATGCGCCAAAAAACTCTATAATTCATTCGTTTAATAGAAACTTTGCAAAACGTGCAGATGGTAATCCTAATACACATGCTTTTGTAGCATCACCAGAAATGGTTGCAGCTGTAGCAATTGCAGGTCGTTTAGATTTTAATCCAATGAAGGATACCTTAATAAACGAAAACGGAGAAGAAGTAATGCTAGATGAACCAACAGGATGGGAATTACCACCAAAAGGTTTTGAGGTAAAAGATGATGGATTTTTAGCTCCAGAAGAAGATGGGAGTGGAGTGGAAATTAAAGTAAATCCAACTTCAGAAAGATTACAGTTATTAGAACCATTTACACCTTTAGGAAATGATTTAACAGGGGTTAAATTACTAATAAAAGCATTCGGAAAATGTACTACAGACCATATTTCTATGGCGGGACCATGGTTGCGTTATAGAGGTCATTTAGATAATATTTCTAACAACTGTTTAATTGGGGCCGTAAATGCATATGGTAAAAAAACAAACTTTGTTAAGAACCAATTAACAGGTGAGTTTGGTGGTGTGCCAGATACTGCAAGAGCATATAAAGCTGCAGGAATTAAAACTATTGTGGTAGGAGATCATAATTATGGAGAAGGTTCTTCTAGAGAACATGCGGCAATGGAGCCAAGACATTTAGGTGTTGCTGCTGTTTTAGTAAAATCTTTTGCTCGTATTCATGAAACCAACTTAAAGAAACAAGGAATGTTAGGTTTAACATTTGCTAATGAAGCAGATTATGATTTAATTCAAGAAGATGATACGTTTAACTTTTTAGATTTAAATAAATTTGCTCCAGGTAAACCTTTAACTATAGAGGTTGTGCATGCAGATGAATCTAAAGATACTATTATTGCAAATCATACCTATAACCAAGGACAGATTGAATGGTATAATGAAGGTTCTGCTTTAAACTTAATTAAAAAGGAGAACGCAGAATAA
- a CDS encoding anti-sigma factor gives MKKILNLAIAIAIATTFVACSDDDNNSTLPTTGDLTVDFTGLEALGADYVYEGWLIVNGSPVSTGTFTSVTFPQTYTVAIDDLQAATTFVLSIEPAGETGADALAPAATKILAGDFSGSSASVTSAGIVGDFSTSWGKYILATPTDTDSTNEASGIWFLDNANPPAIAGLGLPTLPDGWKYEGWVVLNGTPVSTGTFTDVNAADDNAATSPYKGSAGNGPGYPGEDFVTGSAAGVDFPTDLKGVTVVISVEPSPDNSPAPFTLKPLAHEVPADAMNGTVINMGSGPQVSLTGSVIR, from the coding sequence ATGAAAAAAATTTTAAATTTAGCAATCGCAATTGCAATCGCAACAACATTTGTAGCTTGTAGCGATGATGACAACAACAGTACTTTACCAACAACAGGAGATTTAACAGTAGATTTTACAGGTTTAGAAGCATTAGGTGCAGATTATGTGTATGAAGGATGGTTAATTGTAAATGGAAGCCCAGTAAGTACTGGTACTTTTACAAGTGTTACTTTTCCACAAACATATACTGTTGCAATAGATGATTTACAAGCGGCAACAACATTTGTTTTATCTATTGAGCCAGCAGGTGAAACAGGAGCAGATGCGTTAGCACCAGCAGCAACTAAGATTTTAGCAGGAGATTTTTCTGGAAGTTCTGCAAGTGTAACTTCAGCAGGTATTGTTGGAGATTTTAGTACTTCTTGGGGTAAATATATTTTAGCAACACCAACAGATACTGATAGTACAAATGAAGCAAGTGGAATTTGGTTTTTAGATAACGCGAACCCTCCAGCAATTGCAGGTTTAGGTTTACCAACTTTGCCTGATGGATGGAAATATGAAGGATGGGTGGTTTTAAACGGAACACCAGTTAGTACAGGTACATTTACAGATGTAAATGCTGCAGATGATAATGCTGCAACTTCACCTTATAAAGGATCTGCAGGAAATGGACCAGGTTATCCTGGAGAAGATTTTGTTACAGGATCTGCTGCAGGAGTAGATTTTCCAACAGATTTAAAAGGAGTTACTGTAGTTATTTCTGTAGAGCCTAGTCCAGACAATAGCCCAGCACCTTTTACTTTAAAACCTTTAGCACATGAAGTTCCTGCGGATGCAATGAACGGTACGGTAATAAATATGGGATCAGGACCACAAGTATCTTTAACGGGAAGTGTAATAAGATAA
- a CDS encoding TlpA disulfide reductase family protein → MIKNKSTIKNIVYVIIIGLLIIPKTRQQIQIGLQTVIAKLSPSIEKADEAKLVSGYNWKLIDLEGNTYNFNEAKGKVILVNFWATWCPPCIAEMPSIQELYTDYSDKIEFVLVSNETQEVINSFLKKKNYNFKTYRPLTAPPTTFNVKSIPRTFLLNKEGQIIIDESGAANWNSEKVRATIDELLK, encoded by the coding sequence ATGATAAAAAATAAAAGTACAATAAAGAATATCGTTTATGTAATAATAATTGGATTGTTAATTATACCAAAAACAAGACAACAAATTCAAATAGGTTTGCAAACAGTTATTGCAAAATTAAGTCCAAGTATAGAAAAAGCAGATGAAGCAAAATTAGTAAGTGGTTATAATTGGAAGTTGATAGATTTAGAAGGCAATACCTATAATTTTAATGAAGCAAAAGGCAAAGTTATATTGGTGAATTTTTGGGCAACTTGGTGCCCTCCTTGTATTGCAGAAATGCCTTCAATTCAAGAATTGTACACAGATTATAGTGATAAAATTGAATTTGTTTTGGTGTCTAATGAAACACAAGAAGTTATAAATTCTTTTTTGAAAAAGAAAAATTACAATTTTAAAACCTATAGACCTTTAACAGCACCTCCAACAACCTTTAATGTAAAAAGTATTCCAAGAACTTTTTTATTAAATAAAGAAGGTCAAATTATTATAGATGAATCTGGTGCTGCAAATTGGAATAGTGAAAAGGTTAGGGCTACTATAGATGAATTGTTAAAATGA
- a CDS encoding sulfatase: MKAIYFKKIFKFISLLVLVLIYGCSETIEKKPNVLFILMDDLGYGQFGVNNDTITTGDFDPYFVHLVDSLQGYSVDKSLEFSKTAIPTLSTLAKDGVIFTKAYTSSNVCAPSRMGILTGNNQNKYGMYIIEDVDKKGFTPGTLLPGILQKNGYKTAHIGKWHIGRRNDKILNDILRKNGLEENLNPYVLEQSQPQVYAQIDKSGYMGSVVDEQNPLNNGFDYYFGYNYWASQYYNSNLVWENFKHAEKQKGYNTDVFTDKALNFIRESVASNKPFYVDLHYHAVHDSVEPKAPAKYFNKFKSDSYTLNNFYAHINAVDTNVKRIVDFLKSKNALDNTIIIFTSDNGAMAGGSYDGFKSGSPLPGNTPFSGTKGNYYQGGFRVPMFIYWPSGIHNSKRSGQLVSTMDILPTAIDAAGLKVPNKIDGKSLLPILMGKGEKPIHDHLIWAGIHSYRWGYLITKSTKTHGTEQKFAPPAWVVIKGDYLLRYTGILEKGIYYDNMEGRGPVVELYNIKNDPAETHNLAERFPDTVKVMAKEYFKESSGFPPPVAWEKSKWEELRDSTLFQ; this comes from the coding sequence ATGAAAGCTATCTATTTTAAAAAAATCTTTAAGTTTATATCTCTACTTGTTCTTGTTCTTATCTATGGTTGCTCAGAAACCATAGAAAAAAAGCCTAACGTCTTGTTCATCTTGATGGATGATTTGGGTTATGGACAATTTGGTGTTAATAACGATACAATTACGACAGGAGATTTTGATCCTTATTTTGTTCATTTAGTAGACAGCCTGCAAGGGTATTCCGTAGATAAATCCCTAGAATTCTCAAAAACTGCAATTCCAACATTGTCCACTTTGGCAAAAGACGGTGTAATTTTCACCAAAGCCTATACATCTAGTAATGTTTGTGCTCCATCACGTATGGGTATATTGACTGGTAACAATCAAAATAAATACGGTATGTATATCATAGAAGATGTTGATAAAAAAGGGTTTACACCAGGCACGCTTCTACCAGGAATATTACAAAAGAATGGTTATAAAACCGCGCATATTGGAAAATGGCATATAGGAAGAAGAAACGACAAAATTTTAAATGATATTCTTCGAAAAAATGGTTTAGAGGAGAATCTAAATCCTTATGTTTTGGAACAATCACAACCGCAAGTATATGCTCAAATTGATAAAAGTGGTTATATGGGATCTGTGGTGGACGAGCAAAACCCTCTGAACAATGGTTTTGACTATTATTTCGGCTATAATTATTGGGCAAGCCAATACTATAATTCCAATCTTGTATGGGAAAATTTTAAACATGCTGAAAAACAGAAAGGTTATAACACTGATGTTTTTACGGATAAGGCATTGAACTTTATCAGAGAATCTGTTGCGAGCAATAAACCGTTCTATGTGGATTTGCACTACCACGCTGTTCACGATTCGGTCGAACCCAAAGCTCCTGCCAAATACTTTAACAAGTTTAAATCCGATTCCTATACACTGAATAATTTTTATGCCCATATAAATGCTGTGGACACCAATGTAAAACGAATAGTAGATTTTCTCAAGTCCAAAAACGCCCTTGATAACACGATCATCATTTTTACTTCAGATAATGGAGCCATGGCGGGCGGTTCTTATGATGGTTTCAAATCGGGATCTCCTCTTCCTGGGAATACGCCTTTCTCGGGAACTAAAGGCAATTATTACCAAGGAGGTTTTAGGGTTCCAATGTTTATATATTGGCCAAGTGGAATACACAATTCCAAGCGTTCGGGACAACTGGTTTCTACAATGGATATTTTACCTACAGCCATTGATGCGGCTGGCTTAAAAGTTCCAAATAAAATAGATGGGAAAAGTCTTCTGCCCATCCTTATGGGAAAAGGAGAAAAACCAATTCATGATCATTTGATTTGGGCTGGCATACATTCTTATCGATGGGGATATTTAATCACTAAATCCACCAAGACTCATGGGACCGAACAAAAATTTGCCCCTCCGGCCTGGGTAGTGATCAAAGGTGATTATTTGTTGAGATATACCGGCATTTTGGAAAAAGGGATCTATTATGACAATATGGAGGGTCGAGGGCCTGTTGTGGAACTATATAATATAAAAAATGACCCCGCTGAAACACACAACCTTGCAGAACGATTCCCAGATACTGTCAAAGTTATGGCCAAGGAATATTTTAAGGAATCTTCCGGTTTTCCACCCCCAGTAGCTTGGGAAAAATCAAAGTGGGAAGAATTGCGAGACAGTACGCTTTTCCAATAA
- a CDS encoding OstA-like protein, which produces MKRILFLLLVISSFVSFSQEKRKIEYYAEQQEADEEKYPGATLLIGNVKMIHDGIILTSQQALYYKDKNFFKAIGNVLIKQGDTITQTSNYTDYDANSMQALSWGNVVLKDPTMTLTTDTLHFDRLNQKLYYRSYATIKDQTNTLKSKNGNFYLADKKFTATTRVTVVNPEHHLESDHLDYYTNSGIAYLYGPSTITNTQNDNRIYCEKGFYNTKTDVSHFVKNAKLYLKERTVEGDSLYYDKRKGFASATNNIQVIDTVQNFITRGNYAEIFELKDSLYIIKKALAISIIDKDSMFIHGDTILVTGKPDKRIVRIYHNVKIFKSDLQGKCDSIHTNQVNGLTRMFKNPVIWSDQNQITGDTIHLLSNVETEKLDSLKVLNNSFIVSKDSISKEDFNQIKGRNMFGKFRENKLHLLLVKGNAESVYFNRNEDTQVLETITKEISSNIEFTLEQGQIETIKYLKKSDGNTYPPSKLPDDVRKLKGFIWREDEQPKKMEDIFIHDDKSKKPLKEEVKSKKPSVNLDKKKKVKTKGKPKPNRSPKKQ; this is translated from the coding sequence TTGAAAAGAATCCTTTTTTTATTGCTTGTTATTTCATCCTTCGTTTCTTTTTCGCAAGAAAAAAGAAAAATTGAATATTATGCCGAACAGCAAGAAGCTGATGAAGAAAAATATCCTGGAGCAACATTGTTAATTGGAAACGTTAAAATGATTCACGATGGAATTATTTTAACCAGCCAACAAGCATTATACTATAAAGATAAAAACTTCTTTAAAGCCATTGGAAATGTGTTGATTAAACAAGGAGATACCATAACACAGACTAGTAATTATACAGATTACGATGCCAATTCTATGCAGGCTCTTTCTTGGGGAAATGTGGTTTTAAAAGATCCAACAATGACCTTAACAACAGATACGTTGCATTTTGACAGACTAAACCAAAAATTATATTACAGAAGTTACGCTACCATAAAAGACCAAACAAATACTTTAAAAAGTAAAAATGGAAATTTTTATTTAGCCGATAAAAAATTCACTGCAACCACAAGGGTTACTGTTGTAAACCCAGAACATCACTTAGAATCTGATCATTTAGACTATTATACCAACTCTGGAATTGCATATTTATACGGTCCGTCTACGATAACAAATACCCAAAATGACAATAGAATTTATTGTGAAAAAGGGTTTTATAATACAAAAACAGATGTTTCTCATTTTGTAAAAAACGCAAAACTCTATTTAAAAGAAAGGACTGTAGAAGGTGATAGTTTGTATTATGATAAAAGAAAAGGTTTTGCTTCTGCAACCAATAATATTCAAGTTATAGATACTGTACAGAATTTTATAACAAGAGGAAATTACGCAGAAATATTTGAATTGAAAGATTCATTGTATATTATTAAAAAAGCCTTAGCCATTTCTATTATAGACAAAGATTCTATGTTTATTCATGGAGATACTATTTTAGTTACAGGCAAACCTGATAAAAGAATTGTACGAATCTATCATAATGTAAAAATTTTTAAATCTGATTTACAAGGAAAGTGCGATTCTATACATACAAATCAAGTAAATGGATTAACCAGAATGTTTAAAAATCCGGTAATTTGGTCTGATCAAAATCAAATTACAGGAGATACCATTCATTTACTTTCTAATGTAGAAACAGAAAAATTAGATTCTTTAAAAGTATTAAATAACTCTTTTATCGTTTCTAAAGATTCTATTTCTAAAGAAGATTTCAACCAAATTAAAGGTAGAAATATGTTTGGGAAGTTTAGAGAGAATAAATTGCACTTACTTTTGGTTAAAGGAAATGCCGAATCTGTTTATTTCAACAGAAATGAAGATACTCAAGTTTTAGAAACGATTACTAAAGAAATATCTAGTAATATCGAATTCACTTTAGAACAAGGACAGATTGAAACTATCAAATATTTAAAAAAATCTGATGGTAACACCTATCCTCCATCTAAACTACCAGATGATGTTAGAAAGCTAAAAGGTTTTATTTGGCGAGAAGATGAACAACCAAAAAAAATGGAAGATATTTTTATACATGATGATAAAAGTAAAAAACCTCTTAAAGAGGAAGTAAAAAGCAAAAAACCTTCTGTTAATCTTGATAAAAAAAAGAAAGTAAAAACAAAAGGAAAGCCTAAACCTAATAGATCTCCTAAAAAACAATAA
- a CDS encoding DUF542 domain-containing protein gives MNKSVATIVIENINTAAVLKKYKIDFSIHGNMLLYKACEEKNTNLKHIIRDLKAVNNKVYYLKDYNSWKLDFLIDFLIKIQHEYKEENTLFLKEYGKKVANIYGQEYKELIEINLLIQGIADGILEHMKNEESTIFPYIKKLINAKNKKIVINTSNSPLNEPIEVIEDDHEKVSKTFKKIAELTNNYKIPENACISFKVLYLKLQQFEELLNNHIHIENNILFPKAKKLEQSLLFLS, from the coding sequence ATGAATAAAAGTGTTGCTACTATTGTTATAGAAAACATTAATACTGCAGCTGTTTTAAAAAAATATAAAATAGATTTTAGTATTCATGGAAACATGCTTTTGTATAAAGCTTGTGAAGAAAAAAACACCAATTTAAAACATATTATTAGAGATTTAAAAGCGGTGAATAATAAGGTTTATTATTTAAAAGATTATAATTCTTGGAAATTAGATTTCTTAATAGATTTTTTAATAAAAATACAACACGAATACAAAGAAGAAAATACACTATTCTTAAAAGAATATGGTAAAAAAGTAGCTAATATTTATGGGCAAGAATATAAAGAACTCATAGAAATTAATCTTTTAATACAAGGAATAGCAGATGGTATTCTTGAGCACATGAAAAATGAAGAAAGCACTATTTTTCCATATATTAAGAAACTTATAAATGCTAAAAATAAAAAGATTGTAATTAATACTAGTAATTCACCTTTAAATGAACCTATTGAAGTTATAGAAGATGATCACGAAAAAGTAAGTAAAACTTTTAAGAAAATTGCTGAATTAACTAATAATTACAAAATACCAGAAAATGCTTGCATCTCTTTTAAAGTACTGTATCTTAAGCTACAACAGTTTGAAGAATTATTAAATAATCATATTCATATAGAAAATAATATATTATTTCCGAAAGCAAAAAAGTTAGAACAATCTTTACTTTTCCTTTCCTAA
- a CDS encoding peptidoglycan DD-metalloendopeptidase family protein, which produces MNIEKFNHLLNQISKEPIQVIDSNIAIEGYVPIAISSKNKDLLKFDISSSTAWEKYLETFLAKNNAKVAFGGYLEKRNIYDRSDYFKNQSKEKQRNIHLGIDLWCKENTKVLAALDGEIHSFNFNNNYGDYGPTIILKHQLENEIFYSLYGHLSLASIENIMIGDTVLQGNCIGYLGDSSVNGEYAPHLHFQIIRNLEDNYGDYPGVSSEENIEFYVNNCPNPNLLLKLKA; this is translated from the coding sequence ATGAATATAGAAAAATTCAATCATTTATTAAATCAAATATCAAAAGAACCAATACAAGTTATTGATTCAAATATTGCTATTGAAGGTTATGTGCCAATAGCTATTTCATCAAAAAATAAAGATTTATTAAAATTTGATATTTCATCTTCCACTGCGTGGGAAAAATATTTAGAAACCTTTCTAGCTAAAAATAATGCTAAAGTAGCTTTTGGAGGCTATTTAGAAAAAAGAAATATTTATGACAGAAGTGATTATTTTAAAAATCAATCTAAAGAAAAACAGCGAAATATTCATTTAGGAATTGATTTATGGTGTAAAGAAAACACCAAAGTGTTAGCGGCTTTAGATGGTGAAATTCATAGTTTTAATTTTAATAATAATTACGGAGATTATGGTCCAACAATTATTTTAAAGCATCAATTAGAAAATGAAATTTTCTATAGTTTATATGGACATTTGTCTTTAGCTTCTATAGAAAATATAATGATTGGCGATACTGTTTTACAAGGAAATTGTATAGGATATTTAGGAGATTCATCTGTAAATGGAGAGTATGCACCACATTTACATTTTCAAATTATTAGAAATTTAGAAGATAATTATGGTGATTATCCTGGAGTATCATCCGAAGAAAATATTGAGTTTTATGTAAATAATTGTCCGAACCCTAATTTATTATTAAAATTGAAGGCGTAA
- a CDS encoding aspartate aminotransferase family protein: MKTDFFKYQAQTSPHPFAIEIAKAKGSYIYDTSGKKYLDFVAGVSANSLGHNHPKVTDAIKNQLDAYAHVMVYGEFIQQPQVELCKLLAQNSPENLNAVYITNSGTEATEGALKLAKRVTNRAEIIAAKNSYHGNTMGSMSVSGVEKQNQAFRPLIPGTRFIEFNNDDEIDKITTKTAAVILETIQGGAGFIEPKNGFLSKVKQRCLEVGALLILDEIQTGIGRTGMFWGFENYNVIPDIVITGKGLGGGMPIGAFIADFQKMSLLKDNPKLGHISTFAGHPVIAAAGVSTVKEITENNFIKESLRKEALIRKHLVHPSIIEIRGRGLMLAAILETAELNEKVVLKCLENGLILFFLLFETRAMRITPPLNISDEEIIKGCNIILKTIDEVLK; encoded by the coding sequence TTGAAAACAGATTTTTTTAAGTACCAAGCACAAACTTCACCTCACCCATTTGCTATAGAAATTGCCAAAGCAAAAGGAAGTTATATTTACGACACTTCTGGTAAAAAATATTTAGATTTCGTGGCAGGTGTATCTGCAAATAGCTTAGGTCATAATCATCCAAAAGTTACAGACGCTATTAAAAACCAATTAGATGCGTATGCACATGTTATGGTTTACGGCGAATTTATTCAGCAACCACAAGTAGAATTATGTAAGTTATTAGCACAAAATTCTCCTGAGAATCTAAACGCAGTTTACATTACAAATTCTGGAACAGAAGCTACAGAAGGCGCTTTAAAATTAGCCAAAAGAGTTACCAATAGAGCCGAAATAATTGCTGCCAAAAATTCTTATCATGGAAACACAATGGGTTCTATGAGCGTTTCTGGGGTAGAAAAACAAAACCAAGCGTTTAGACCTTTAATTCCCGGAACAAGGTTTATTGAATTCAATAATGACGATGAAATTGATAAAATTACCACTAAAACTGCTGCTGTTATTTTAGAAACCATACAAGGTGGAGCTGGCTTTATTGAGCCTAAAAATGGTTTTTTATCAAAAGTAAAACAACGTTGTTTAGAAGTTGGAGCGTTATTAATTTTAGATGAAATACAAACAGGAATTGGTAGAACAGGTATGTTCTGGGGATTCGAAAACTATAATGTAATTCCAGATATTGTAATTACAGGCAAAGGTTTAGGGGGCGGAATGCCAATTGGCGCATTTATTGCTGATTTCCAAAAAATGAGCTTATTAAAAGACAATCCTAAATTAGGACATATTTCTACATTTGCAGGTCACCCGGTAATTGCTGCCGCAGGTGTTTCCACTGTAAAAGAAATTACTGAAAATAACTTTATTAAAGAATCTTTACGAAAAGAAGCGCTTATTAGAAAACATTTGGTACATCCTTCCATTATAGAAATTAGAGGAAGAGGACTCATGTTAGCTGCTATTTTAGAAACTGCGGAATTAAATGAAAAGGTAGTTTTAAAATGTTTAGAGAACGGTTTAATTCTATTCTTTTTATTATTTGAAACTAGAGCCATGAGAATTACGCCTCCTTTGAATATTTCTGATGAAGAAATTATAAAAGGCTGTAATATCATTTTAAAAACTATTGATGAAGTTCTAAAATAA